From the genome of Lycorma delicatula isolate Av1 chromosome 11, ASM4794821v1, whole genome shotgun sequence, one region includes:
- the Srp54 gene encoding splicing regulatory protein 54 codes for MTAESDSSPANSGTKVVQITNIAPQATKDQMQTLFGFLGKIEDIRLYPTIRDVSVPVQSRICYVKFFDAACVGVAQHMTNTVFIDRALIVTPYQSSGGEIPDEYRALDIAAQANVVPGLYPSDPKLPPHVTNQIEGIPPNQVITTHDPVLVSNGLPLYPPLPVTYDARRIEEIRRTLLVINIDNSISAQQLMDFFSTAGDVKYVRFCTRDNDSNRYALVEFSEQSSIIPGLKMNGTELAGKMIQVYHATQAIAKPMAKSNEAAQREIEEAMTRVKEAQSLISAAIDPVIGILSKDKKRSRSSSKTRRSRSRSRGRSHRRSHRSRSRSRHRSRHHRRSRSRSRKRSRSRSRKRSHSRRSRSRDRRRRSSKDRRKSRSRSHSRRSRSRRRSRSKSKSRSSHSRSDRSKSKRDKYDDRKDDRRKDRGLDDSSKSDKRGDGDKKDKSDVSSGKESEISREPASSKTRSHSIDKSRRSSRSPSRRSISQSRSPVRRPSGSRSPSRRQDSRSPPRKRSSSPVRRRTRSPGIVSPPRGRSRSVERPRTMSRSPGPVRHSGSRSPQYHGSHSPSPPPRRHSRSESP; via the coding sequence atgacggCCGAATCGGATTCATCTCCAGCTAATTCTGGTACAAAAGTGGTGCAGATAACAAATATCGCACCTCAGGCAACTAAAGATCAAATGCAAACACTGTTTGGTTTTCTTGGAAAGATTGAAGATATTCGTCTTTATCCTACTATAAGAGATGTTTCTGTACCGGTTCAGTCAAGGATCTGTTATGTTAAGTTTTTTGATGCAGCATGTGTCGGTGTTGCACAACACATgacaaatacagtttttattgatAGAGCATTGATTGTTACTCCATATCAATCATCTGGAGGAGAAATACCAGATGAATATAGAGCATTAGATATTGCAGCACAAGCAAATGTTGTGCCTGGACTTTATCCATCAGATCCTAAATTACCACCTCATGTTACCAATCAGATTGAGGGAATTCCACCCAATCAAGTGATAACTACACATGATCCAGTTCTGGTATCTAATGGCCTTCCTTTGTATCCACCTCTTCCTGTAACCTATGATGCTCGCAGAATTGAGGAAATTAGAAGAACCTTACTTGTAATAAACATTGATAATTCCATATCAGCTCAGCAGCTGATGGATTTTTTTAGTACTGCTGGTGATGTAAAATATGTGCGCTTTTGTACTAGAGATAATGATAGCAATCGTTATGCCCTGGTTGAATTTTCTGAACAGAGTAGTATAATTCCTGGGTTGAAGATGAATGGTACAGAACTAGCGGGAAAAATGATACAAGTATACCATGCAACTCAGGCAATTGCAAAACCCATGGCAAAAAGTAATGAAGCTGCACAAAGAGAAATTGAAGAAGCCATGACCCGAGTGAAAGAAGCCCAAAGTTTGATATCTGCTGCTATTGATCCAGTGATAGGTATTTTATCCAAAGATAAAAAACGCAGTCGAAGCAGTTCCAAAACTCGACGTTCAAGGTCAAGATCTAGAGGGAGATCCCATAGACGTTCCCATCGATCAAGATCACGCTCAAGACATAGATCACGTCATCACAGAAGATCTAGAAGTAGGTCAAGAAAACGTTCACGTTCTCGTTCCAGGAAACGATCACATTCTAGAAGGTCGCGATCAAGAGATCGCCGCAGAAGATCATCAAAGGATCGCAGAAAAAGTCGCTCGAGGTCCCATTCAAGGAGATCTAGATCAAGAAGACGATCACGCTCAAAGTCTAAGTCAAGATCATCCCATTCTCGTAGTGATCGCTCTAAATCGAAAAGGGATAAGTATGATGACAGGAAAGATGATAGAAGAAAGGATAGAGGATTAGATGATTCTTCCAAGTCAGATAAACGAGGTGATGGTGATAAAAAGGATAAATCTGATGTTTCTTCTGGTAAGGAAAGTGAAATTAGTCGTGAGCCAGCTTCAAGTAAAACACGTTCACATAGTATTGATAAAAGTCGACGAAGTTCACGTTCACCATCAAGAAGAAGTATTTCACAGAGTCGATCACCAGTACGACGACCTAGTGGCAGTCGATCTCCGAGCCGAAGACAAGACAGTCGTTCACCACCAAGAAAACGTAGTTCATCTCCTGTACGTAGACGCACTAGATCACCTGGTATTGTTTCACCACCACGTGGAAGGTCACGTTCAGTTGAAAGACCAAGAACAATGTCACGTTCACCTGGTCCTGTTCGTCATAGTGGTTCACGATCTCCACAGTATCATGGTAGTCATTCACCATCTCCACCACCAAGACGTCACAGCAGATCAGAGTcaccataa